A portion of the Canis aureus isolate CA01 chromosome 32, VMU_Caureus_v.1.0, whole genome shotgun sequence genome contains these proteins:
- the SRP14 gene encoding signal recognition particle 14 kDa protein isoform X2: MVLLESEQFLTELTRLFQKCRLSGSVFITLKKYDGRTKPIPRKGSVEGFEPSDNKCLLRATDGKKKISTVVSWIPDSTILELEDLNLTEDGHI; the protein is encoded by the exons ATGGTGCTGCTGGAGAGCGAGCAG TTCCTGACGGAGCTGACCAGACTCTTCCAGAAGTGCCGCTTGTCGGGCAGCGTGTTCATCACCCTGAAGAAGT ATGATGGTCGAACTAAACCCATTCCAAGGAAAGGTTCTGTAGAGGGCTTTGAGCCCTCAGACAACAAGTGTCTGTTAAGAGCTACTGATGGGAAAAAGAAGATCAGCACCGTGGTGAGTTGGATTCCCGACAGTACAATTTTGGAGTTAGAAGACTTGAACTTAACTGAAGATGGGCATATCTGa